In Drosophila yakuba strain Tai18E2 chromosome 2R, Prin_Dyak_Tai18E2_2.1, whole genome shotgun sequence, a single genomic region encodes these proteins:
- the LOC6529599 gene encoding exonuclease 1, producing MGITGLIPFVGKASSQLHLKDIRGSTVAVDTYCWLHKGVFGCAEKLARGEDTDVYIQYCLKYVNMLLSYDIKPILVFDGQHLPAKALTEKRRRDSRKQSKERAAELLRLGRIEEARSHMRRCVDVTHDMALRLIRECRSRNVDCIVAPYEADAQMAWLNKADVAQYIITEDSDLTLFGAKNIIFKLDLNGSGLLVEAEKLHLAMGCNEEKYHFDKFRRMCILSGCDYLDSLPGIGLAKACKFILKTEQDDMQIALRKIPSYLNMRNLEVNDDYIENFMKAEATFKHMFIYNPLERRMQRLCPLEDYGTDERYCSNAGTLLEDSEQALHLALGNLNPFSMKRLDSWTPEKAWPTPKNVKRSKHKSIWQTNFQSEITPTPKKENSCALFFKKVDFVSKTVNEEIRANQRMEQAKQTEAQLFTMYSFKAKRRRSPSRGDSLDQERTPPPSPVHKSRHNPFAKERTGEEGTQRSPVVCENASLLRLLSPKKASPLGGEADVKKVDSLKRSIFAKEQVQVRSRFFASQDETTRLQKEHSKDTENDDMDEQKLGSHSGHKKIRLERKDIPGENQMRQLCNSQTSDGETDTDTTASSLMESQEKCVSSPIESQEEETKSQPQTPTKVNTNSTAIRLKSLNLLMENSQDPTESDRNNNDAVILLSDDSCSSEQRASSSSSTLQRQNSLPTSKRRVGLSKPPTAKKGTPKSKTNGKLGAVSQNQTKLSMFGFQKKPVLK from the exons TGTAAACATGCTCCTGTCCTACGATATCAAGCCCATCCTGGTCTTCGATGGGCAGCACTTGCCGGCCAAGGCATTGACCGAAAAGCGGAGAAGAGATTCCCGGAAGCAGAGCAAGGAACGGGCGGCGGAACTCCTGCGATTGGGTCGCATTGAGGAGGCCCGGTCCCATATGCGACGCTGCGTGGACGTCACCCATGACATGGCGTTGAGGTTAATAAGGGAATGCCGGAGCCGGAATGTTGACTGCATTGTAGCGCCCTACGAGGCCGATGCCCAAATGGCCTGGCTGAATAAAGCAGATGTGGCGCAGTACATCATCACCGAGGACTCGGACCTGACGCTGTTTGGGGCCAAGAACATCATATTCAAACTTGACCTAAATGGCAGCGGCCTGCTGGTAGAGGCGGAAAAACTTCATCTGGCTATGGGCTGCAATGAGGAGAAGTATCACTTCGACAAGTTTCGGCGCATGTGCATCCTATCCGGCTGTGATTACCTGGACTCACTGCCTGGCATCGGATTGGCCAAGGCATGCAAGTTTATACTCAAAACGGAACAGGATGATATGCAAATAGCATTAAGAAAGATTCCGAGTTACCTCAATATGCGCAATCTTGAA GTGAATGACGACTATATTGAGAACTTTATGAAAGCCGAGGCTACCTTCAAGCACATGTTTATTTACAATCCTTTAGAGCGCCGCATGCAGCGGTTGTGTCCCCTGGAAGATTATGGAACTGATGAGCGCTACTGCAGCAATGCTGGCACCTTGTTGGAGGATAGCGAGCAGGCGTTGCACTTGGCCCTGGGAAACTTAAACCCCTTCTCAATGAAGCGTCTAGACTCTTGGACACCAGAAAAGGCATGGCCAACGCCGAAGAACGTCAAGCGCTCGAAGCACAAAAgcatttggcaaacaaatttccagAGTGAAATCACTCCCACGCCGAAGAAAGAAAACTCCTGCGCCTTGTTCTTCAAAAAAGTGGATTTTGTAAGCAAAACTGTAAACGAGGAAATTAGGGCCAATCAGCGAATGGAACAGGCCAAACAAACAGAAGCCCAGTTGTTTACCATGTATAGTTTTAAAGCCAAAAGGAGGAGAAGTCCGAGCCGGGGTGACTCCTTAGACCAAGAACGTACACCTCCTCCGTCGCCGGTGCACAAAAGTCGACACAATCCATTTGCCAAGGAAAGGACTGGAGAAGAAGGTACTCAGCGATCCCCGGTGGTTTGTGAGAATGCCTCTTTGTTGCGATTGCTCAGTCCCAAGAAGGCAAGTCCGCTGGGTGGAGAAGCTGATGTAAAGAAGGTTGATTCTCTGAAAAGAAGCATATTCGCCAAGGAACAAGTTCAGGTGCGAAGCCGCTTCTTCGCCTCACAGGATGAAACGACAAGACTTCAAAAGGAGCATTCAAAAGATACAGAAAATGACGATATGGACGAGCAGAAGCTGGGCTCTCACTCAGGCCATAAAAAAATTAGACTAGAAAGGAAAGACATTCCAGGAGAGAACCAAATGAGACAACTTTGTAACTCACAAACGAGTGACGGagaaacagatacagataccacAGCCTCTTCTCTTATGGAATCACAAGAGAAATGTGTTTCTTCGCCTATAGAATCCCAAGAAGAAGAAACCAAATCACAACCGCAAACACCAACCAAAGTCAATACAAATTCCACAGCTATTCGCCTCAAGTCCCTAAATCTACTTATGGAAAACTCTCAGGATCCCACCGAATCCGACAGAAACAATAATGATGCTGTCATTCTGCTATCCGACGATAGCTGTAGTTCAGAGCAAAGAgcatcatcctcatcctccacTCTGCAACGCCAGAACTCTCTGCCAACCAGCAAACGAAGAGTAGGACTAAGTAAACCCCCCACTGCCAAAAAAGGCACTCCTAAATCTAAGACGAATGGAAAACTGGGTGCCGTGAGCCAGAATCAAACCAAGCTTAGTATGTTTGGCTTCCAAAAGAAACCTGTGCTCAAATAG